The Vigna unguiculata cultivar IT97K-499-35 chromosome 11, ASM411807v1, whole genome shotgun sequence genomic sequence atatatatattgatttgaCAGAATTGTTGAGTTTTGATGGTTCTTTTTTTAGTAGCAgatgaaaattgtttttaaaagtattttttacaataCAAATGCCTTTGTTAGACGGATCAGTTGACAACATAAAAAtgggttattttttaaaaagtattaataattttaaaactatttattagtttttaataacaattataaaaataaagaaaacttcattaaatatatttatttaaaagaaaatcaaatattagatatacaaatgaattaataaattattaaacaatcTTCACAAATCCACTCATACCTCATTCATCTCATATTATACTTTCTTTTCCAAAACTACTTTTCTACATGTCTTCATAAATTACTAAATCAACTATTCATGGTCCTAACAAATCAACtacttttatatgaaaatttcatattgtaatttaaGGATACGGTGATGGTGGAACCTGGAAGTGTAGGAACTATTATTTGCTACATATAGTGTTGGAGTGACAATCCATGAAGTACCCAAAGAAATACGAATACGGATAAGACACAGACacgataatatatataaattaaaaaaatataagacacAAAACACgacaaaatatacatatatatatatatatatatatatatatatatatatatatatattttatcagattatattttatgatctaataaatattaaaacaaacaattataaaagaaacaaaatctaaaaaagACTTCTatagtaaaaatttatatataacaattacgAATCATagtctaaataaataaaaattaatatttatataaaaaatagtctatcaagtatattttataatctaataaaaatcaagataaataattataaaaaagaacaaaatttaacaaaaaaaaaacttttgtaacagaaatatatatatatatatatatatatatatatatatatatatatatgttaattatataatcacataaattaatataataaaaattaaattatttaaacattaaaataaaaaatgtcacaaattaaaattaattataatataatatattatatacttttaaaaaatattaaattattgattatttagtgttatgttatatttttaattttaatatcgttattgtaaaacaaaatttaaaatttatttgtgtttcttaagtaaaagtttaatttatttttcagtactCGTATCCAATATAATTTTGGAAGTATTTTCATAAAAACTCTTTCTCTTTCCTTACTTTCCTCTTTCAGCAATCCTATTTCTCTTTGCAAAGCTTCGAGCGTCACTCTCGAAAATGGGGTTTAGAGAAACGGCCGCGTCTTGTTACCGCGTCCAATAACTGGGCCGTGTCTGGACCAGAGAAGAGTGTTCGACACCGGAAGCGCCGTCTCTGATCCGTGTCGGAGCTTCCTATGGCAATGCAAATGCAAGTTCCGGTGGGAGGGAGAGTGCCCACATGGTTTTCTCGCCGGAGATTACTGGAAGAGAAGCTCTGCTACCTCCACAAGTGCACCAACCTCAACCATGTCAACCAAATCCTTGCCCAAATTCTCAAAGCTAATCTCCATCGTGACCTCTTCGTCGCTCCCAAACTCATCGCCGCCTTCTCCGTCTGCCGCGACCTCACTGCCGCCGTCAACGTCTTCAACCAGCTCCCCCACCCCAACGTCCACCTCTACAACTGCATCATCAGAGCTAACACCAACAACCATTCACACCCCTCTTTACCCTTCAACGCTTTCCTCCAAATGCAAAAAAACGGTCTCTTCCCTGATAACTTCACCTACCCTTCTCTCCTTAAGGCTTGTATCGACTCTTCCTCGCTCCCCTTGGTCCGAATGATTCATGCCCATGTTGAAAAATTCGGTCTTTACGAGGATATTTTCGTGCCCAATTCACTCATTGATTCGTACTCCAGGTGCGGGAGTTCCGGGCTTGATGCGGCCATGAGCTTGTTTTTGGCCATGGAGGAAAGGGATGTGGTCACTTGGAACTCCATGATTGGTGGGTTGGTCCGATGTGGGGAATTGGAGTGTGCGTGCAAGctgtttgatgaaatgcctGAAAGGGATATGGTTAGTTGGAACACGATGTTGGATGGGTACACCAAGGCGGGGGAGATGGAGAAGGCATTTGAGCTGTTTGAGAGAATGCCTGAGAGGAATGTTGTTTCATGGTCGACTATGGTTTGTAGGTATAGTAAGGTTGGTGACATGGACATGGCAAGGGTGCTGTTTGATAGGTGTCCGGGGAAGAATGTGGTGCTTTGGACGACGATAATAGCGGGGTATGCAGAGAAGGGGAATGCGAGGGAGGCGAGGGAGTTATATGGGAAAATGGAGGAGGCTGGATTGAGGCCTGATCATGGGTTTTTGTTTAGTATTTTGGCGGCCTGTGCTGAATCTGGAATGCTTGAGTTAGGGAGGAGAATTCACAAGTCTGTGAAGAAGTGGAGGTTTAGATGTAGCGGTAAGGTGTTGAATGCGTTTATTGATATGTACGCCAAGTGTGGTTGTTTGAATGCTGCATCTGAAGTCTTTATTGGAATGATGGCGAAGAGAGATGTGGTGTCTTGGAATTCCATGATCCAGGGGTTTGCCATGCACGGACATGGCAAGAAAGCGCTTGAGCTTTTCTCTAGAATGGTAGACGAAGGTTTTGAGCCAGATAGATGTACATTTATTGGCCTCTTGTGTGCTTACACCCATGCAGGACTTGTTAACGAAGGGCGCAAATGCTTTTACTCAATGGAGAAAGTGTACGAGATCCTTCCTGAAATTGAACATTATGGTTGCATGGTGGACCTTCTTGAACGTGGGGGACACCTAGAAGAAGCTTTCACGCTTGTGCGCAGCATGCCTATGAAACCAAATGCCATTATATTGGGTACTCTTTTGAATGCTTGTCGGATGCATAATGATGTAGATCTTGCAAGAGCGGTGTGTGAACAACTGTTTAAGTTGGAGCCATCAGATGCTGGGAATTACTCCCTTCTGTCAAATATTTATGCTCAAGCAGGATATTGGATGAATATGGCCAATGTAAGGTTACAAATGAAGAACACAGGAAGGCAAAAGCCTTCAGGGGCTAGTTTCATAGAGGTAGAGGAAGAAGTGCACGAATTTACTGTATTTGATCAGTCACACCCTAAATCTGATGATATATATCGGATGATTGATAGATTGGTTGAGGACCTCCAGCAGGTTGGATTTGTTCCAATGATACACCAATAGAGGCTAATGAAATCATTGGTTGCATTAGCATGCACAGCACAACTGATTTGATGCTTCAAGAAATGTATATGATTTTTTAGTCGCGCTCAGCACTTTGCTTGTTTGCCAAAAACGAGTATACAAATCGTGTTATTGGTTGCAACCACTGGTTCTGCAACACAGGCCAATTATTTGTGTACTTGTGAGACATAGAGGTCGGTTGTGGGTTATTATGATTTTCGTTTTTTCATTTCTTGTTACTGATATctacttttcttcatttctctGATATAACTTACATGTTCATGAAAGTGAATGACACTATTATTACCTATTTTCTCATATGTTTACTATGAAGATTAATCAGGAATTCTTGTTCGATCTTGTTTCCTATCCCACTATCGATGTTGACAAATGATAGATGTAGAGGTTGTTGTTTGTACCTATCATTATACTTGTTTCCTATCCCACTATCACTCATTGTTATAGCTAATGCATACCACTTCTAAAATTTTCAGATCTATAATCTTTGTATAGAAGAAAGTTATGATCCTGCTCACTTTTATGGACGTGTGGAAGCATACCCCTTTGATGATAACCATGTGCCATCTCTTCAAATGATCAGAGATTTCTGTGAAAGTGTGGATTCATGGCTGTCAAGTGACCCCAAAAATATTGTTGTTATTCATTGCATGGTATGAGAGGTCACACTTCTTGTtagaatattttgtaaattccaAATAGGATTTAGAATTCATCACATTAAATTTTGGGGAAATAAATAACTCAATAAATATCATAGTATGCTACAAATGGGATTAAGTTGTTATGAATTTCACTTCATCTTCAGAATGAAACCTTCACTtatctaaattagttttaaagttGTTTGACAGTTTGCCACAAATGGACGTAAGTTCTTATGGATGATTCCAAGATTAATTAGTTTGCTACAAAGAAGAGAATTCTTTAGATGTTAAATTTAAGAGTAAAATACTATCTCCTCTAGCTCATCGAACTATAActagttacatttttttcttatttgtattCTTTAGTATTATGCAGCAGGAAAAGGTAGAACTGGATTAATGGTGTGTGCATACTTAACTTATTGTGGCATGTCAGCAGATGAGGCTCTTCAACTGTATGCGGATAGACGAACAACCAATAATGAAGGAGTAAGTTAAATTAGGTATAGTTccaacaattttaaaagtaaatctATCTTCACTAACAAAAGTTTTTGCTAatgtttttatcattttcaaaaaagcAATGACTATCCACTAATGGTAAACTGATAAGAAATGAAATGGTTCTGAAAGTGAAAATAATATGTACTTTCTTTCAACTCAAGGAAATTAATCAAAGAATTAAGTTCATTAAATGTTATTGCCTATGTGGGATCAGGTATCAATACCAAGTCGTGGCATATTGGGATAGTCTACTTTCTAATTGTGTTCCAAGAGGAATTGGAAAAGGAACACCACAAATGAAGTTGCCTCAACCGTCTAGCTGAGAATTGCGGCGAATCAGGCTTTATGATACAGTCAACATTGACACTATATTCTTTGTCATCTCAGAGCTACAAGAGGCTAGTTCACCACTATCTATGATGCAACAATGTTTGGAATACTGAATTATCTTTCTAGAATGGTTTATAAAGGacacattatatttattttcttgttggCATGCTAATTTGGATTATTTACACGTTAATAGTTTGATTTAGGTTGGAATACTTGTACAAAACTGGTAATTGAGCTAATTATTAGTATTTCCCAACACATCTGTAGGATATATGAACATCCCTAAATAATGTATTAGATATAAGACTTGGTTTTTATACTCATCAAGATGGGTTTCCATGTTGTTTTCTGATGCAGGGAAGCACAAATTTAGAATCTATCCAGATTATAAAGAAACCTGGAGGCTCACTGAAGGATTCATTCTTAGATGAAGGGTAATATTGCTGAAAAGTTGGACTATTTTGCAGTTTGCAAATAGGAATTCTTCAACTTGTTGTTGAATCCTTATTGTCTTTTTATATCGAGTTGCACAAGCTGTTTCCAAGAAACTTGTGCAGAGTCGTTGATAGATATGGTATTGTGTACAAAAGGAGGGCCAAACAGACAGTTGAAACAGTTAGAAACAGTTAGGAATGTAAACTGTAACAGACCTATATAAGTCTGTTAAGGGTCTAGGTGTTTTTTTAAGTCTGTTTTCCGTTTACAGAATTGTGGGAAGGGCTGAGAGAGGGTCTCTCAGAGCTTGGTGCAAAGTGTGTGTaagaatcaagttcttgggatTTTCTCCCTGTCACTGCAGTGGGAGATATACCCATATTCAATAAAACAGGTTGTTAGCTAAAGTCCAGCAATTACCAATCCtatcaattggtatctaaagCTGGGATCTTGACACTGTGGTCGCAACGTCACCTGGGTATGGTGAATACAAGAATGGAGGCAAGATTGGATGGATTGGAAAAGTTGCTCCAAGAAATGGCGCAAGATCGTGATAAAACTGATAATGAGAATCATGATCGCTTTCAACGCATTGAAGACTTGCTGCGAGGGGTTTCGGGGCTGGTGGAGAAGATATCTTTGGGAGAGCCAACAGGGCAGTCATCCTCAACAGGGCATTTTCGTCCTCATGATCGTCAGAAGGAGGAAACAGATATGGGGTTGTGTCCGTCGCGCTGGAGGAAACTGGATATTCCAGTTTTTGTGGGGGAGGAGGCCTATGGCTGGACAAATCGTTTAGAACGATATTTTCGATTGAAGGCTGTGACGGAGGAGGAAAAAATGCAGGCGATAATGGTAGCGTTGGAAGGGAAAGCTCTCAACTGGTTTTAGTGGTGGGAAACTTGTCATCAGAACCCTTCTTGGGAAGAGTTTAAAGTAGCAGTGGTTAGAAGGTTCCAGCCAACCATGTTACGGAACCCTTTTGAAATCTTGATAGGCTTAAGTCAGAATGGAACGGTTGATGAGTATATTGAGCAGTTTGAGATGTATGCAGGATTCTTGAAGGGAATTGAGCAAGAATACTTGGTGGGGATCTTCTTGAATGGTCTGAAAGATGACATTAAGGCAGAAGTCAAATTGTATGACCCTGCTACGCTGGCAGATTTAATGCTTAAAGCCCAAATGGTGGAGGAGAAGATTCGCGTGCATTCGAAGGCAGGTTATTCATCTCTGAATAGGTCTACCACTACCTCCAAACCTTATATAGT encodes the following:
- the LOC114169832 gene encoding pentatricopeptide repeat-containing protein At3g29230-like, encoding MAMQMQVPVGGRVPTWFSRRRLLEEKLCYLHKCTNLNHVNQILAQILKANLHRDLFVAPKLIAAFSVCRDLTAAVNVFNQLPHPNVHLYNCIIRANTNNHSHPSLPFNAFLQMQKNGLFPDNFTYPSLLKACIDSSSLPLVRMIHAHVEKFGLYEDIFVPNSLIDSYSRCGSSGLDAAMSLFLAMEERDVVTWNSMIGGLVRCGELECACKLFDEMPERDMVSWNTMLDGYTKAGEMEKAFELFERMPERNVVSWSTMVCRYSKVGDMDMARVLFDRCPGKNVVLWTTIIAGYAEKGNAREARELYGKMEEAGLRPDHGFLFSILAACAESGMLELGRRIHKSVKKWRFRCSGKVLNAFIDMYAKCGCLNAASEVFIGMMAKRDVVSWNSMIQGFAMHGHGKKALELFSRMVDEGFEPDRCTFIGLLCAYTHAGLVNEGRKCFYSMEKVYEILPEIEHYGCMVDLLERGGHLEEAFTLVRSMPMKPNAIILGTLLNACRMHNDVDLARAVCEQLFKLEPSDAGNYSLLSNIYAQAGYWMNMANVRLQMKNTGRQKPSGASFIEVEEEVHEFTVFDQSHPKSDDIYRMIDRLVEDLQQVGFVPMIHQ
- the LOC114169833 gene encoding phosphatidylinositol 3,4,5-trisphosphate 3-phosphatase and protein-tyrosine-phosphatase PTEN1-like, producing the protein MIDVEIYNLCIEESYDPAHFYGRVEAYPFDDNHVPSLQMIRDFCESVDSWLSSDPKNIVVIHCMYYAAGKGRTGLMVCAYLTYCGMSADEALQLYADRRTTNNEGVSIPSRGILG